DNA sequence from the Candidatus Acidulodesulfobacterium ferriphilum genome:
CCCCACGGCTCTAATTAAAGTTGAAAAGCTCCGATAAAATTATTTATCGGAGCTTTTTGTTTTTTAAAGAACTTACTCATTATAACTAACGGCTTAATATAAATTATACCAAAAATTGCCGATAGAGATTGTTAAACATATTGCAATGCATTAAGAACACTGGATTCCCGCTTTCGCAGGAATGACACCCAACGGGTGAACTTTTAAAATCCCTCAAAGTCATTCCCGCGAAAGCGGGAATCCAGAAAAATAAATTTCTATCGGCAATTTTGAGTTATAATTATTTATTGATTTTTTAGGCGGTTATATTATATAATTTATTTTTTTCAAATTAAATAAAATTAAAACAACATTAACATTTACAGTTACAGTCCCTTATTCAGGAGGCAATTTTTAATGAAAGTTAGCATAATTGGAGCAGGCAGGTTGGGAGCAACTCTGGCTTACACTCTAACTCTTAAAGATATTGTGAGAGAGGTTACCTTAATCGATATTAACCACAATTTATCGAGAGGCGAAATGCTTGACATTTCCCATGGAATATCGCTTACAGGATACACAAGGGTTAAAACTGCGGATTACGATTCGGTCAAGGATGCCGATATCATCGTTATAACAGCGGGGATTCCCAGAAAACCCGGCGAATCGAGGCTTGATTTAAATAAAAAAAATGTTCATATATTGAAAGATATTGTCGCCAACATAACCAAATACAATAAAACCGCTATTCTATTCGTTGTTTCTAATCCCGTTGATATAATGACCTATGTTACTTATAAAGTTTCCGGTTTCGAAAGAAAAAGGGTATTTGGCATGGGGACAATGCTTGATACGACAAGGCTTCGTTCCGCCATAGGCTCATATTTCGATTTAAATCCCAAAGATGTCGATATAATGTTTCTGGGGGAACACGGAGATAGTATGACGCCGGTATTTTCTCTTGCAAGCATTAACAGCGTACCTTTGAGCGCAATTCCAGGTTATAATAAAGAAAAGCTTGAAGAGATAGCCGAACATTCAAGAACCTGCGCCGCCGAAGTCATCGCCCTTAAAGGCGGAACAATATTTGCCCCTGCCGTCGTAATGGCCGAAATTATCGAATCTATGGTAAAAGACAGAAGGCAGATAATGCCGCTTTCCGTTTATCTTGAAGATTACTACGGGATTGACGGAATATATACCGGCATTCCAGCTATTCTTTCGAAAGACGGTATAGAAAAAGTAATAAAGCCGCCGTTAAATGAAAAAGAAATAGAGGGGTTAAAGAAATCCGCATCCGTAATTCAAAATGCGATAAAAGACCTACGAGACGGCGGATTTATAGACTAACCGCCGGCACTGACGGATTTCAAAAGCAAGCCAAATACCCGATATATATATCGTTAAGCCGGAAAGATATTTTCTAATAATGGATATGTTTAATACCTGCCGCTTGTAAGCACACCTAATACGCCTTTATTGCTTTTCGTTTTAGTTTCAATTAACGATGTTATTTTAAAACTGCCCGTATGCATCTGCAAACTGTAAATGTTTAAATATACGGCATAATCCCTCATAAGACGCAAACCCTTAAGAAATCTTCTGCCAGAGGACATCATCCCGATATAAATATGTCCATCGCGAACCGTAATGGATTGAACATAAGTTAAACCAAATCTATGTATTGACAAAAGATACAATAAATTTGAAATATTTACCTGATTTTTATTTACCTGTTTAAAAAAAATAAGGTTAGTCTTAACTTTGTTATATCTTAATGTATCCCCTTTTAAATTTAAACTTAATCTGCTTAAAATGCCATTATATTTTTTTGATGAATTTACATATGACAGATAATAAAAATACACCGAAAGCCATGTGATAACGATAAGAGTGATAAGCAATATGATTATAAATAGGCTTAACGCATCCCGTTCTTTTTTATTTGTATTTTTATTAAAAGGAATATTCCTATCGTCTTTGAAAAGTTTATGCAAATCGGACTCGCTAAGTTCGGTCATATCATTTGTCCTCATTAAATTTAGTTATTATTTAAATCCCGTTTTTTATATTTATCGGAATAATTTTCCTATTGCTAAATATAAATTTTTGCGCTTCGAGGTTTTTTCTTATGTTTTTTTCTTGAATTTTAATAAATTCTAATGTAAAATTTTACAATATCCCATTCTAAATAACAAGCCTATTTTAACGATATATTATGCCGAAGTGGTGGAACTGGTAGACGCACCGGACTCAAAATCCGGCGGGAGCAATCCCATGGGGGTTCGATTCCCCCCTTCGGCACCAACTTACAACCCCTTTATTTTCGACATATAATGCAACTGCTTCCTTAAACCCAAAATTAACTAAAAATACTATAATTTTGCCCTCAAATACTGCTTGGGCCATTCTATATTAACGCCGAGCTTATAAGCGGCGTGTAAAGGCCAGTAAGGGTCTCTTAACAACTCCCTGCCCATCTCGACCATATCGGCAGTTTCCGAACTTATTATAAAATCGGCAAATTCCGGCTTTGTAATAAGCCCCACACCCGAAACCGCAATCCCCGCCTTTTCCCTAATCTCTTTTGCAAAACCAAGTTGATAGCCAAAATATATATTCATTTTTGCGGTTGGCGAAATTCCGCCCGAAGAACAGTCTATAAGGGATATTCCGCTCTCTTTTAACATTTTAGCTAATATTACCGCTGATTCTATGTCAAAACCGCCTTTTACCCAATCGACCGCAGAAATCCTCACAAAAATAGGTTTGTTTTTTGGCCAGTTTCCGCTTTTTATAGCTTCTATTATCTCCAATAGCAGCCTTGCCCTGTTTTCAAGGCTTCCGCCGTATTTATCCTTTCTTTTATTTGAAACGGGGGATAAAAACTCGTTTATTAGATACCCGTGCGCCGCATGTATTTCTATGACATCAAACCCCGCCTTATCGGCATTTTTTGCGCCGTTTGCAAAATCTTTTACGACCTTTTTAATATCATCCTCATTCATTTCTTTTGGAACGGGATAACCTGTATCAAACGGAATTGCGCTTGGCGCAAGAACCTGCCACGCCCCTTCTTCCTGTTTTAACGGCCTTTCTCCCAGCCAAGGGGCGTTTGTCGAAGCCTTTCTCCCCGCATGCGCCAGCTGAATCCCCATTACCGACCCGCATAACTTGCAAAAATTTATTACAGGCTTAAAAGCCTCGACCTGTTTTTCATTCCATATACCTGCGTCATACGGGCTAATTCTGCCTTCGGGACTTACGCCGGTTGCTTCTACGATAATAAGTCCGACGCCGCCCACGGCGCGGGCGCCAAGATGAGCCATATGAAAATCTCCGACAACCCCTTCTTCTGCGGAATACATGCACATCGGCGCCATCATTATTCGATTTTTCATCTTAATCCCGCCTATTACGATAGGCTCAAAAAGCATTTTCATAATTAATATGCCTCCAATTTACAATTATTTTTCCGGATTAAAATTATTATACCACAATTTTTATTAATTATTCTTTTGCTACGGCTTGAATACATAAAACACGCCGATAAAAAATAGTAAAACTATTAAGGTATATTTTAACCATTTTTCGTTTAAACGCTGAGAAATT
Encoded proteins:
- a CDS encoding L-lactate dehydrogenase, coding for MKVSIIGAGRLGATLAYTLTLKDIVREVTLIDINHNLSRGEMLDISHGISLTGYTRVKTADYDSVKDADIIVITAGIPRKPGESRLDLNKKNVHILKDIVANITKYNKTAILFVVSNPVDIMTYVTYKVSGFERKRVFGMGTMLDTTRLRSAIGSYFDLNPKDVDIMFLGEHGDSMTPVFSLASINSVPLSAIPGYNKEKLEEIAEHSRTCAAEVIALKGGTIFAPAVVMAEIIESMVKDRRQIMPLSVYLEDYYGIDGIYTGIPAILSKDGIEKVIKPPLNEKEIEGLKKSASVIQNAIKDLRDGGFID
- the namA gene encoding NADPH dehydrogenase NamA codes for the protein MKMLFEPIVIGGIKMKNRIMMAPMCMYSAEEGVVGDFHMAHLGARAVGGVGLIIVEATGVSPEGRISPYDAGIWNEKQVEAFKPVINFCKLCGSVMGIQLAHAGRKASTNAPWLGERPLKQEEGAWQVLAPSAIPFDTGYPVPKEMNEDDIKKVVKDFANGAKNADKAGFDVIEIHAAHGYLINEFLSPVSNKRKDKYGGSLENRARLLLEIIEAIKSGNWPKNKPIFVRISAVDWVKGGFDIESAVILAKMLKESGISLIDCSSGGISPTAKMNIYFGYQLGFAKEIREKAGIAVSGVGLITKPEFADFIISSETADMVEMGRELLRDPYWPLHAAYKLGVNIEWPKQYLRAKL